A genomic window from Myotis daubentonii chromosome 4, mMyoDau2.1, whole genome shotgun sequence includes:
- the ITPRIPL2 gene encoding inositol 1,4,5-trisphosphate receptor-interacting protein-like 2, whose amino-acid sequence MSVHYTLNLRVFWPLVTGLCTAFVCLYHVLRGSGGARAEPPDGADSGFPLLKISALLLLGYILLRCRHAVRQRFLPGSPRLGGHSTFSPRHFQEPSLDILLESYYEHEVRLSPHVLGHSKAHVSRIVGELVRAGRARGSPGPIPGGTLALAFRGDFIQVGSAYEQHKIRRPDAFDVLVPLRLPPLVALEPRSLGAQPALAPAFHGCFVCALKAPPGASGGHWLRDCKPFAEGFCVDVRGRRHLSATLVLRWFQSHLQRSLATVRYSLEERCRVTLTPGGLEQPPTLHILPCRTDYGCCRLSMAVRLIPAVHLGDGVFLVAPPPPSSPVGPLSELPEGLRADALWGVNTARQEQKLLGWLQERAPPGACYLKCLQLLKALRDLGARGLDPRAATQWGRILSSYVLKTVLLAVLLCERAPEQGWDEAHLGKRMEQLVRFLRDCLLGRQTLFHCVLGLGGAAAEVGPLPKVLREAAPVDLLAAFDRHARELVAARLLSTWRRLPQLLRAYGGPRYLARCSPPRSQRPQHTQGFPKDEP is encoded by the coding sequence ATGTCGGTGCATTACACCCTCAACCTGCGCGTCTTCTGGCCCCTGGTGACCGGCCTGTGCACTGCCTTCGTGTGCCTATACCATGTCCTGCGAGGGAGTGGGGGCGCCCGGGCCGAGCCCCCCGACGGCGCGGACAGCGGCTTCCCGCTGCTCAAGATATCTGCCCTGCTCCTCCTCGGCTACATCCTCCTCCGCTGTCGCCACGCTGTCCGGCAGCGTTTCCTGCCCGGGTCTCCCCGCCTGGGGGGCCACTCCACCTTCTCTCCAAGACACTTCCAAGAGCCCAGCCTCGACATCTTGCTGGAGAGTTACTACGAGCATGAGGTGCGCCTGTCACCGCACGTGCTGGGCCACAGCAAGGCACACGTGAGCCGGATCGTGGGCGAGCTGGTGCGGGCTGGCCGCGCCCGGGGGTCCCCAGGCCCTATTCCTGGGGGCACATTGGCCTTGGCCTTCCGCGGAGACTTCATCCAGGTGGGCAGCGCGTATGAGCAGCATAAAATCCGCCGGCCGGACGCCTTCGACGTTCTGGTGCCATTGCGCCTGCCGCCGCTGGTGGCGCTGGAGCCGCGGAGCCTGGGCGCGCAGCCCGCTTTGGCCCCAGCCTTTCACGGCTGCTTCGTGTGCGCACTCAAGGCGCCGCCGGGGGCCTCGGGGGGTCACTGGCTCCGGGACTGCAAACCCTTCGCCGAGGGCTTCTGTGTGGACGTGCGCGGGCGGCGCCACCTCTCGGCCACCCTGGTGCTGCGCTGGTTCCAGTCGCATCTGCAGCGTTCCCTGGCCACCGTGCGCTACAGCTTGGAGGAGCGCTGTCGGGTCACCCTGACTCCGGGGGGCCTGGAGCAACCTCCCACCCTGCACATCCTGCCCTGCCGCACCGATTACGGCTGCTGCAGACTTTCCATGGCCGTGCGACTCATTCCCGCCGTCCATTTGGGTGACGGTGTCTTCCTCGTGGCTCCACCACCGCCATCCTCACCCGTTGGGCCCCTGTCGGAGCTCCCGGAAGGCCTGCGTGCAGATGCACTTTGGGGCGTGAACACAGCCCGCCAGGAGCAGAAGCTGCTGGGCTGGCTGCAGGAACGGGCCCCTCCAGGTGCCTGCTACCTCAAGTGCCTGCAGTTGCTTAAAGCCCTCCGAGATCTGGGTGCCCGCGGGCTGGACCCAAGGGCTGCCACCCAGTGGGGACGCATCCTGTCCTCATACGTGCTCAAGACAGTGCTGCTGGCGGTGCTGCTGTGCGAGAGGGCGCCCGAGCAAGGCTGGGATGAGGCTCACCTGGGCAAGCGCATGGAACAGTTAGTTCGGTTTCTTAGGGACTGCCTGCTGGGACGCCAGACACTCTTCCACTGTGTTCTCGGCCTTGGCGGGGCAGCCGCTGAAGTGGGCCCACTGCCCAAGGTACTTCGTGAAGCCGCCCCAGTTGACCTCCTGGCTGCTTTTGATCGTCACGCCCGGGAACTCGTGGCTGCACGGTTGCTGTCCACATGGCGAAGGCTGCCCCAGCTTCTGCGGGCCTATGGGGGTCCCCGCTACCTTGCCAGGTGCTCTCCACCCCGGAGTCAGCGCCCCCAGCACACCCAGGGCTTCCCCAAAGATGAACCATAA